A genomic stretch from Mycobacterium malmoense includes:
- a CDS encoding enoyl-CoA hydratase — translation MSEFVSVVVGAGLATLVVSRPPTNAMTRQVYREISAAAGDVARRGDIAAVILFGGHEIFSAGDDMPELRTLTPPEAETAARVRREAVDAVAAIPKPTVAAITGYALGAGLTLALAADWRVSGDNVKFGATEILAGLIPSGGGMARLTRAAGASKAKELVFSGRFFDAEEALALRLIDEMVAPDDVYDAAVAWASRFLDGPGYALAAAKAGINAVSEGAAGLEPAAERRRYADVFAARYGTGPDRPDPGGG, via the coding sequence TTGAGCGAGTTCGTCAGCGTCGTCGTCGGCGCCGGCCTGGCCACGCTGGTCGTGTCGCGGCCGCCCACCAACGCGATGACCCGGCAGGTCTACCGGGAGATCAGCGCCGCGGCCGGCGACGTGGCGCGGCGCGGCGACATCGCCGCGGTGATCCTGTTCGGCGGCCACGAGATCTTCTCCGCCGGCGACGACATGCCCGAACTGCGGACGCTGACGCCCCCGGAGGCCGAGACCGCGGCCCGGGTGCGCCGCGAGGCGGTCGACGCCGTCGCGGCGATCCCCAAGCCGACGGTGGCCGCGATCACCGGATACGCGCTGGGCGCCGGCCTGACGCTGGCGCTGGCCGCCGATTGGCGGGTCAGCGGTGACAACGTGAAGTTCGGGGCGACGGAGATCCTGGCCGGCCTGATCCCCAGCGGCGGGGGAATGGCCCGCCTGACGCGCGCGGCCGGGGCCAGCAAGGCCAAGGAACTGGTGTTCAGCGGCCGCTTCTTCGACGCCGAGGAGGCGTTGGCGCTGCGCCTGATCGACGAGATGGTGGCCCCGGACGACGTATACGACGCCGCCGTGGCGTGGGCCTCGCGCTTCCTGGACGGTCCGGGATACGCGCTGGCCGCCGCCAAGGCCGGCATCAATGCCGTTTCGGAAGGCGCCGCCGGGCTGGAACCCGCCGCCGAACGGCGCCGCTACGCCGACGTGTTCGCCGCCCGCTACGGCACGGGGCCGGATCGCCCGGATCCGGGCGGCGGTTAG
- a CDS encoding class I SAM-dependent methyltransferase: MVLQRDDHRGQALLSVGLTFSADDVSYLRSESGAAALAAVAELELTDATRIADTAAARARFGDRAPVLVETTLLRRRAAVKLGGLSGVSDWLFTDEALQQATAAPVALHRANRLAGAGPVHDATCSIGTELAALHGSGLRAVGSDIDPVRLAMARHNLGAAAGLCRADALHPVTRDAVVVVDPARRHGGRRRLRLDDHRPGLGQLIDAYRDRDLVVKCAPGIDFDEVRRLCFDGEIEVTSYRGSVREACLWSAGLARPGVRRRASVLDGASGGEQITDAEPDDCPARSAGRWIVDPDGAVVRAGLVRHYGARHGLWQLDPDIAYLSGDRLPPGVRGFEVLEQLAFDERRLRQALSALDCGALEILVRGVRVDPDALRRRLRPGGGRPLAVVIARVGAGPAGRATAFVCRPSR; encoded by the coding sequence TTGGTTCTACAACGTGATGATCACCGGGGTCAAGCCCTCCTGAGTGTCGGCCTCACCTTCTCAGCCGACGACGTCAGCTACCTGCGGTCGGAATCGGGTGCCGCGGCGCTGGCGGCCGTCGCCGAACTCGAGCTGACGGACGCCACCCGGATCGCCGACACCGCCGCCGCGCGCGCCCGGTTCGGCGACCGGGCGCCGGTGCTGGTGGAGACGACGCTGCTGCGCCGCCGCGCCGCGGTGAAACTGGGCGGGCTGTCTGGCGTGTCGGATTGGCTGTTCACCGACGAGGCGCTGCAGCAGGCCACCGCGGCGCCGGTGGCCCTGCACCGGGCCAACCGGCTGGCCGGGGCCGGACCGGTGCACGACGCGACGTGTTCCATCGGCACCGAACTGGCCGCGCTGCACGGCTCGGGACTGCGGGCGGTGGGCAGCGACATCGACCCGGTGCGGCTGGCCATGGCGCGCCACAACCTGGGTGCGGCCGCCGGTCTCTGCCGCGCCGACGCGCTGCACCCGGTGACCCGCGACGCGGTGGTCGTCGTCGACCCGGCGCGCCGCCATGGCGGGCGGCGGCGCCTGCGCCTGGACGATCACCGGCCCGGCCTGGGCCAGTTGATCGACGCCTACCGGGATCGCGACCTCGTCGTAAAGTGCGCTCCCGGAATCGATTTCGATGAAGTGCGCCGCCTCTGCTTCGACGGCGAAATCGAGGTGACGTCGTATCGAGGATCGGTCCGGGAAGCGTGCCTGTGGTCGGCCGGGTTGGCGCGGCCGGGTGTGCGCCGGCGGGCGAGCGTCCTGGACGGGGCCTCGGGGGGCGAACAGATCACCGACGCCGAGCCGGACGACTGCCCGGCGCGGTCCGCCGGGCGATGGATCGTCGACCCCGACGGCGCCGTGGTCCGGGCCGGCCTGGTCCGCCACTACGGCGCGCGGCACGGGCTGTGGCAACTCGACCCCGACATCGCGTATCTGTCCGGGGATCGGCTGCCGCCGGGGGTCCGCGGCTTCGAGGTGCTCGAGCAGTTGGCGTTCGACGAGCGGCGGCTGCGCCAGGCCCTCTCGGCGCTGGACTGCGGGGCGCTGGAGATCCTGGTCCGCGGCGTGCGAGTCGACCCCGACGCGCTGCGGCGACGGCTGCGGCCGGGCGGCGGCCGACCCCTCGCGGTGGTCATCGCCCGCGTCGGCGCCGGGCCCGCCGGTCGCGCGACGGCCTTCGTTTGCCGTCCCTCCCGATAG
- a CDS encoding NUDIX hydrolase codes for MNQPPPLTPRPAATVMLIRDTSEGLAVFLMRRHSQMEFAAGVMVFPGGGVDDRDRNADLGGLGAWAGPPPQWWAQRFGIEPDLAEALVCAAARETFEESGVLFAGPAGQAVSAPNSIVGDASVYRDSRRELASGTLSFADFLRRENLVLRSDLLRPWANWVTPEAERTRRYDTYFFVGALPEGQRADGENTESDRAGWTTPQAAIDDFAAGRSFLLPPTWTQLDSLAGRTVADVLAVERQIVTVQPHLEIQGDNWVFEFFDSDRYHRARKSGGMGWRH; via the coding sequence ATGAATCAACCACCCCCGCTGACCCCACGCCCGGCGGCGACCGTGATGCTCATCCGCGACACCTCGGAAGGACTGGCCGTCTTCTTGATGCGCCGGCACTCGCAGATGGAATTCGCCGCCGGCGTCATGGTGTTCCCCGGCGGCGGCGTCGACGACCGCGACCGCAACGCCGACTTGGGCGGGCTGGGGGCGTGGGCGGGGCCGCCGCCGCAGTGGTGGGCGCAGCGGTTCGGCATCGAACCCGACCTGGCCGAGGCGCTGGTCTGCGCCGCCGCCCGGGAGACCTTCGAGGAATCGGGCGTGCTGTTCGCCGGGCCCGCCGGCCAGGCCGTTTCGGCACCGAACAGTATCGTCGGCGACGCCTCGGTGTACCGCGACTCCCGCCGCGAGCTGGCCAGCGGCACGCTGTCGTTCGCGGACTTCCTGCGCCGCGAAAACCTGGTGTTGCGGTCCGACCTGCTGCGCCCGTGGGCCAACTGGGTCACCCCGGAGGCCGAGCGCACCCGCCGCTACGACACCTACTTCTTTGTCGGGGCCCTGCCCGAGGGTCAGCGGGCCGACGGGGAGAACACCGAATCCGATCGCGCCGGCTGGACAACGCCGCAGGCCGCCATCGACGACTTCGCCGCCGGTCGCAGCTTCCTGCTGCCGCCGACGTGGACGCAGCTGGACTCGCTGGCCGGTCGCACCGTCGCCGACGTGCTGGCCGTCGAGCGCCAGATCGTCACGGTCCAGCCGCACCTGGAGATCCAGGGCGACAACTGGGTGTTCGAGTTCTTCGATTCCGACCGCTACCACCGGGCCCGGAAATCGGGCGGGATGGGGTGGCGGCATTGA
- a CDS encoding class I SAM-dependent methyltransferase, with translation MTTSSTDAVPNAVPNPHATAEQVEAARHDSKLAQVLYHDWEAETYDEKWSISYDQRCVDYARDCFDGVVPDEVRRQLPYDRALELGCGTGFFLLNLIQSGVARRGSVTDLSPGMVKVATRNGQSLGLDIDGRVADAEGIPYEDNTFDLVVGHAVLHHIPDVELSLREAIRVLRPGGRFVFAGEPTTVGDSYARTLSTLTWRIVTNATRLPGLGGWRRPQAELDESSRAAALEALVDLHTFAPQDLERMATDAGAAEVRTATVEFTAAMLGWPLRTFECAVPPGRLGWGWAKFAFNGWKTLSWVDANVWAHVMPKGWFYNVMITGVKPS, from the coding sequence ATGACGACGAGTTCGACCGACGCCGTTCCCAACGCCGTCCCCAACCCCCACGCCACCGCCGAGCAGGTGGAGGCGGCGCGGCACGACAGCAAGCTCGCCCAGGTGCTCTACCACGACTGGGAAGCCGAGACCTACGACGAGAAATGGTCGATCTCCTATGACCAGCGCTGCGTCGACTACGCCCGGGACTGCTTCGACGGCGTCGTGCCCGACGAGGTCCGCCGCCAGCTGCCCTACGACCGCGCCCTGGAATTGGGTTGCGGGACAGGCTTTTTCCTGCTCAACCTGATCCAGTCGGGGGTGGCCCGGCGCGGGTCGGTCACCGACCTCTCGCCCGGCATGGTCAAGGTCGCCACCCGCAACGGGCAATCGCTCGGGCTGGACATCGACGGCCGGGTGGCCGATGCCGAGGGCATCCCCTACGAAGACAACACGTTCGATCTGGTGGTCGGGCACGCCGTCCTGCACCACATCCCCGACGTGGAGCTGTCGCTGCGCGAGGCGATCCGGGTGCTGCGCCCGGGCGGGCGGTTCGTCTTCGCCGGCGAGCCGACCACCGTCGGCGACTCGTACGCCCGCACGCTGTCCACGCTGACCTGGCGGATCGTCACCAACGCCACCCGGCTGCCCGGCCTGGGCGGCTGGCGGCGTCCGCAGGCCGAGCTTGACGAGTCCTCGCGCGCCGCGGCGCTGGAGGCCCTCGTCGACCTGCACACCTTCGCACCGCAGGACCTGGAGCGGATGGCCACCGACGCCGGCGCGGCCGAGGTCCGGACCGCCACCGTGGAGTTCACCGCCGCGATGCTGGGCTGGCCGCTGCGCACGTTCGAATGCGCGGTGCCGCCAGGGCGGCTCGGCTGGGGCTGGGCCAAGTTCGCGTTCAACGGCTGGAAGACGCTGAGCTGGGTGGACGCCAACGTCTGGGCGCACGTGATGCCGAAGGGTTGGTTCTACAACGTGATGATCACCGGGGTCAAGCCCTCCTGA
- a CDS encoding ABC transporter ATP-binding protein: protein MPENGSEPADPDLLIDFRNVSLRRGGHVLVGPLDWAVELDERWVIIGPNGAGKTSLLRIAAATEHPSSGVAFVLGERLGRVDVSELRSRIGLSSSTLAQRVPGDELVRDLVVSAGYAVLGRWRERYEDVDYRRAIDMLESLGAEHLADRTYGTLSEGERKRVLIARALMTDPELLLLDEPAAGLDLGGREELVARLADLAADPDAPALVLVTHHVEEVPPGFSHCMLLSEGRVVAAGLLADVLTPENLSTAFGQSIALDVVDGRYFARRVRTRAAHRRQA, encoded by the coding sequence GTGCCCGAAAACGGAAGCGAGCCAGCCGACCCCGATCTGCTGATCGACTTCAGAAACGTGTCGCTGCGGCGCGGCGGGCATGTCCTGGTCGGGCCGCTGGATTGGGCGGTCGAACTCGACGAGCGATGGGTGATCATCGGCCCCAACGGGGCCGGCAAGACCTCGCTGTTGCGCATCGCCGCGGCGACCGAACACCCGTCGTCGGGCGTGGCCTTCGTGCTCGGCGAGCGGCTGGGCCGGGTCGACGTTTCGGAGCTGCGGTCGCGGATCGGGCTGAGTTCATCGACCCTGGCGCAGCGGGTGCCCGGCGACGAACTGGTGCGCGACCTGGTCGTCTCGGCGGGCTACGCGGTGCTGGGTCGATGGCGCGAGCGCTACGAGGACGTCGACTACCGCCGGGCGATCGACATGCTGGAGAGCCTGGGCGCCGAGCACCTCGCGGACCGCACCTACGGCACGCTGTCGGAGGGGGAGCGCAAGCGGGTGTTGATCGCCCGCGCTTTGATGACCGACCCGGAACTGCTGCTGCTCGACGAACCCGCCGCCGGCCTGGACCTGGGCGGCCGCGAGGAGCTGGTGGCCCGGCTGGCCGACCTGGCCGCCGACCCCGACGCGCCCGCGCTGGTGCTGGTCACCCATCACGTCGAGGAGGTTCCGCCAGGCTTCAGCCACTGCATGCTGCTGTCGGAGGGCCGGGTGGTCGCCGCGGGTTTGCTGGCCGACGTGCTAACGCCCGAGAACCTGTCCACGGCGTTCGGCCAGTCGATCGCCCTGGACGTCGTCGACGGGCGGTATTTCGCCCGGCGGGTCCGCACGCGCGCAGCCCACCGGAGGCAGGCATGA
- the ctaD gene encoding aa3-type cytochrome oxidase subunit I has product MTAEAPPLGELEAVRPYPARTGPKGNLVYKLITTTDHKMIGIMYCVVCFIFFFLGGLLALFMRTELAAPGLQFLSNEQFNQLFTMHGTIMLLFYATPIVFGFANLVLPLQIGAPDVAFPRLNAFSFWLFLFGATMGAAGFITPGGAADFGWTAYTPLTDAIHSPGPGGDLWIMGLIVAGLGTILGAVNMITTVVCMRAPGMTMFRMPIFTWNILVTSILVLIAFPLLTAALFGLAADRHLGAHVYDAANGGVLLWQHLFWFFGHPEVYIIALPFFGIVSEIFPVFARKPIFGYTTLVYATLSIAALSVAVWAHHMFATGAVLLPFFSFMTYLIAVPTGIKFFNWIGTMWKGQLTFETPMLFSVGFAVTFLLGGLTGVLLASPPLDFHVTDTYFVVAHFHYVLFGTIVFSTFAGIYFWFPKMTGRLLDERLGKLHFWLTFIGFHTTFLVQHWLGDMGMPRRYADYLPTDGFQGLNIVSTVGAFILGASMFPFVWNVFKSWRYGEVVTVDDPWGYGNSLEWATSCPPPRHNFTELPRIRSERPAFELHYPHMVERLRAEAHVGRAHGPANGDVTRADDVSVRT; this is encoded by the coding sequence TTGACAGCCGAAGCGCCCCCGCTGGGAGAACTCGAGGCCGTCCGTCCATACCCGGCCCGGACCGGGCCCAAGGGGAACCTCGTCTACAAGCTGATCACCACCACCGATCACAAGATGATCGGCATCATGTACTGCGTCGTCTGCTTCATCTTTTTCTTCCTGGGCGGGCTGCTGGCGCTGTTCATGCGCACCGAGCTGGCCGCGCCCGGGCTGCAGTTCCTGTCGAACGAACAGTTCAACCAGCTGTTCACCATGCACGGCACGATCATGCTGCTGTTCTATGCCACCCCGATCGTGTTCGGCTTCGCCAACCTGGTGCTGCCGCTGCAGATCGGCGCGCCCGACGTCGCCTTCCCGCGGCTGAACGCGTTTTCGTTCTGGTTGTTCTTGTTCGGCGCCACCATGGGCGCGGCCGGCTTCATCACGCCGGGCGGCGCCGCCGACTTCGGCTGGACCGCCTACACCCCGCTGACCGACGCCATCCACTCGCCCGGGCCCGGCGGCGACCTGTGGATCATGGGCCTGATCGTCGCCGGTCTGGGCACCATCCTGGGCGCGGTCAACATGATCACCACCGTGGTCTGCATGCGCGCCCCCGGAATGACGATGTTCCGGATGCCAATCTTCACCTGGAACATCCTGGTGACGTCGATCCTGGTGCTGATCGCGTTCCCGTTGCTCACCGCGGCGCTGTTCGGCCTGGCCGCCGACCGCCACCTGGGGGCGCACGTCTACGACGCCGCCAACGGTGGAGTCCTGTTGTGGCAGCACCTGTTCTGGTTCTTCGGCCACCCCGAGGTGTACATCATCGCGCTGCCGTTCTTCGGGATCGTCAGCGAGATCTTCCCGGTGTTCGCCCGCAAGCCGATCTTCGGCTACACCACGCTGGTCTACGCGACGCTGTCGATCGCCGCGCTGTCGGTCGCGGTGTGGGCGCACCACATGTTCGCCACCGGAGCCGTTCTGCTGCCGTTCTTTTCGTTCATGACGTATCTGATCGCGGTGCCGACCGGGATCAAGTTCTTCAACTGGATCGGCACAATGTGGAAGGGCCAGTTGACCTTTGAGACGCCGATGCTGTTTTCGGTCGGCTTCGCGGTCACCTTCCTGCTGGGTGGCCTGACCGGGGTGCTGCTGGCCAGCCCGCCGCTGGACTTCCACGTCACCGACACCTATTTCGTGGTCGCGCACTTCCACTACGTGCTGTTCGGCACCATCGTGTTCTCCACGTTCGCCGGCATCTACTTCTGGTTCCCGAAGATGACCGGCCGGCTGCTCGACGAGCGGCTGGGCAAGCTGCATTTCTGGTTGACGTTCATCGGCTTTCACACCACGTTCCTGGTGCAGCACTGGCTGGGCGACATGGGCATGCCGCGCCGCTACGCCGACTACCTGCCCACCGACGGCTTCCAGGGCCTCAACATCGTCTCGACGGTCGGCGCCTTCATCCTGGGCGCGTCGATGTTCCCGTTCGTCTGGAACGTCTTCAAGAGCTGGCGCTACGGCGAGGTCGTGACCGTCGACGACCCGTGGGGCTACGGCAATTCGCTGGAGTGGGCGACCAGCTGCCCGCCGCCGCGGCACAACTTCACCGAACTGCCCCGAATCCGTTCGGAGCGACCGGCATTCGAGTTGCACTACCCGCACATGGTGGAGCGGCTGCGCGCCGAGGCGCATGTCGGGCGGGCGCATGGTCCCGCGAACGGCGACGTCACCAGGGCCGACGACGTCAGCGTTCGCACCTAA
- a CDS encoding iron-siderophore ABC transporter substrate-binding protein, protein MVAAAALAAAVTVACGGCGSGSGPKASTRSLVTPTTQIAGAGVLGNDRRPDESCARDAAAADPGPPARQARNAAGVAPDAVRVPAEPQRIVVLSGDQLDALCALGLQSRVVAAALPDGSSSQPSYLGGAVHGLPGVGTRSSPDLGGIAAAHPDLILGSTALTPTLYPQLAAIAPTVFTGTPGAAWEDNLRGVGAATARTAAVDALIAGFAQRAGQIGAAHDATHFQASIVRLTTNTIRVYGADNFPASVLAAVGVDRPAAQRFTDRAYIEIGATDADLAKNPDFSAADADVVYVSCATPGAAERAATVFDSGPWRKLSANHDNRVYVVNDEVWQTGEGLVAARGIVDDLRLVNAPIN, encoded by the coding sequence ATCGTGGCCGCGGCCGCCCTGGCCGCGGCGGTGACGGTGGCCTGCGGCGGTTGCGGGTCGGGGTCCGGGCCCAAGGCGTCGACGCGGTCGCTGGTCACCCCGACCACCCAGATCGCGGGCGCCGGGGTGCTGGGAAACGACCGCCGGCCGGACGAGTCGTGCGCGCGGGATGCCGCCGCGGCCGATCCGGGGCCGCCGGCGCGACAGGCCCGCAACGCGGCGGGGGTCGCCCCCGACGCGGTGCGGGTGCCCGCGGAGCCGCAGCGCATCGTGGTGCTCTCCGGGGACCAGCTCGACGCCCTGTGCGCGCTCGGCCTGCAATCGCGGGTGGTCGCCGCGGCGTTGCCGGACGGCTCGTCGAGTCAGCCGTCGTATCTGGGCGGCGCGGTGCACGGCCTGCCCGGTGTCGGCACCCGCAGCAGCCCCGACCTGGGCGGCATCGCCGCGGCCCACCCCGATCTGATCCTGGGATCGACGGCGTTGACGCCCACGCTGTATCCGCAGCTGGCCGCGATCGCCCCGACGGTGTTCACCGGGACGCCCGGGGCGGCGTGGGAAGACAACCTGCGCGGCGTCGGCGCCGCCACGGCGCGCACCGCCGCCGTCGACGCGCTGATCGCCGGCTTCGCGCAACGCGCCGGCCAGATCGGGGCCGCCCATGACGCGACCCACTTCCAGGCGTCAATCGTGCGGCTGACCACCAACACCATCCGGGTGTACGGGGCCGACAACTTCCCGGCCAGCGTGCTCGCCGCGGTCGGGGTGGATCGGCCGGCGGCGCAGCGCTTCACCGACAGGGCCTACATCGAGATCGGCGCCACCGACGCCGACCTCGCAAAAAATCCGGACTTCTCAGCGGCCGACGCCGACGTCGTCTACGTGTCGTGCGCCACGCCGGGCGCCGCCGAGCGCGCCGCCACGGTCTTCGACAGCGGCCCCTGGCGCAAGCTGTCCGCCAACCACGACAACCGGGTCTACGTCGTCAACGACGAGGTGTGGCAAACCGGTGAGGGCCTGGTCGCGGCCCGTGGCATCGTCGACGACCTGCGCCTGGTCAACGCCCCGATCAACTGA
- a CDS encoding PQQ-binding-like beta-propeller repeat protein, translated as MLARHLPRGLRRWSSAVLAAALAVGLGGCGNTDSWVEASAAQGWPAPYGDAANSGYTTTNGAARLSLQWTRSVKGGLAAGPALSARGYLALNAQTPAGCSLMEWETNDNGRQRWCVRLVQGGGFAGPLFDGFDNLYVGQPGAFLSFPVTQWTRWRQPVIGMPATPRFLGHGQLLVATHLGQVLVFDAHRGQVVGSPLDLVEGIDPTDATRGLADCAPARQACPVAAAPAFSTVSATAVLSVWQPGAPAAGLVGLKYHPGQTPLLAREWTSDAVGAGVIASPALSADGSTVYVNGRDQRLWALHAADGKVKWSVPLGFLAQTPPAVTPRGLIVSGGGPDTRLAAFKDAGDHADQVWRRDDVTPLSSSSLAGGGVGYTVAAGPPEEAAPGMSVLVFDPANGHTLGSYPLPAATGYPVGVSVGNDRRVVAATSDGQVFGFTPA; from the coding sequence GTGCTTGCCCGACATCTCCCGCGTGGGCTTCGGCGGTGGTCCTCGGCGGTGCTGGCGGCCGCGCTCGCGGTCGGGCTCGGCGGTTGCGGCAACACCGACTCGTGGGTCGAGGCGTCGGCCGCGCAGGGCTGGCCGGCGCCGTATGGCGACGCCGCCAACAGCGGCTACACGACGACGAACGGCGCCGCCAGGCTGTCACTGCAGTGGACGCGGTCGGTCAAAGGCGGTTTGGCGGCCGGTCCGGCGCTGAGCGCGCGCGGCTATCTCGCCCTGAACGCGCAGACCCCGGCCGGTTGTTCGCTGATGGAGTGGGAAACCAACGACAACGGCCGGCAACGCTGGTGTGTCCGGCTTGTCCAGGGCGGCGGCTTTGCCGGCCCGTTGTTCGACGGCTTCGACAATCTCTACGTCGGCCAGCCGGGGGCTTTCCTGTCGTTTCCGGTCACACAGTGGACGCGGTGGCGCCAGCCGGTGATCGGGATGCCCGCCACGCCGCGATTTCTGGGGCACGGCCAGCTGCTGGTCGCCACCCATCTGGGGCAGGTGCTGGTTTTCGACGCCCACCGCGGCCAGGTGGTCGGCAGCCCGCTGGATCTGGTGGAGGGCATCGACCCCACCGATGCGACGCGCGGCTTGGCCGACTGCGCCCCCGCCCGGCAGGCCTGCCCCGTGGCCGCCGCGCCGGCCTTCTCGACGGTGAGCGCGACGGCGGTGCTGAGCGTCTGGCAGCCGGGCGCGCCGGCCGCGGGGCTGGTCGGGCTCAAGTACCACCCGGGGCAGACGCCGCTGCTCGCCCGGGAGTGGACCAGCGACGCCGTGGGCGCGGGCGTCATCGCCAGCCCGGCGCTGTCCGCCGACGGGTCGACCGTGTACGTCAACGGCCGCGACCAACGGCTGTGGGCGCTGCACGCCGCCGACGGAAAGGTGAAATGGTCGGTGCCGCTGGGTTTCCTGGCGCAGACACCGCCCGCGGTCACCCCGCGGGGGCTGATCGTGTCGGGCGGCGGCCCCGACACCCGGCTGGCGGCGTTCAAGGATGCCGGTGATCACGCCGATCAGGTCTGGCGCCGCGATGACGTCACGCCGCTGTCGTCGTCGAGCCTGGCCGGCGGTGGCGTCGGCTACACCGTGGCCGCCGGGCCACCCGAGGAGGCCGCGCCCGGCATGTCGGTGCTGGTCTTCGATCCGGCCAACGGTCACACGCTGGGCAGCTATCCGCTCCCGGCCGCCACCGGGTACCCCGTCGGGGTGTCGGTCGGCAACGATCGCCGGGTGGTGGCCGCCACCAGCGACGGCCAGGTCTTTGGTTTCACCCCAGCCTGA
- a CDS encoding esterase, giving the protein MRYLTAAAVLAAAVLLGWPVAPRAVSEPSSCAGLGGTLEAAGMCRVHAAGTTYTLDMTFPADYPDEQALINYITQNRDGFVNVVQSSGPRDQPYQMEATTEQHTSGQPPHNTRSVVLKLFQDLGGAHPSTWYKAFNYDLGARRPITFDNLFAPGTTPLDAIFPIVQGDLERQNPLGVAILPSTGHDPSHYQNFAITDDQLIFYFAPGEILPAFAGPVQAQVPRNAIPPLAI; this is encoded by the coding sequence ATGCGCTACCTGACAGCGGCCGCGGTGCTGGCCGCCGCGGTCCTGCTGGGCTGGCCGGTCGCCCCTCGGGCGGTCTCAGAGCCGTCGTCGTGCGCCGGCCTGGGCGGCACCCTGGAGGCCGCCGGGATGTGTCGCGTGCACGCCGCCGGCACCACGTACACGCTCGACATGACGTTTCCGGCCGACTATCCCGACGAGCAGGCGCTGATCAACTACATCACGCAGAATCGCGACGGGTTCGTCAACGTCGTGCAGAGTTCCGGGCCGCGCGACCAGCCCTACCAGATGGAAGCCACCACCGAACAACACACGTCCGGCCAGCCGCCGCACAACACCCGCAGCGTCGTGCTCAAGCTCTTCCAGGACCTCGGCGGGGCGCACCCGTCCACCTGGTACAAGGCGTTCAACTACGACCTCGGGGCCAGGCGGCCCATCACCTTCGACAATCTGTTTGCGCCCGGCACCACGCCGCTGGATGCCATCTTCCCGATCGTCCAGGGCGACCTGGAACGTCAAAACCCGTTGGGGGTGGCGATATTGCCGTCGACCGGTCATGACCCGTCGCACTATCAGAACTTCGCCATCACCGATGACCAGCTGATCTTCTACTTCGCCCCGGGCGAGATCCTGCCGGCGTTTGCCGGCCCCGTCCAAGCGCAGGTGCCCCGCAACGCCATCCCGCCGCTGGCGATCTAG
- the serB gene encoding phosphoserine phosphatase SerB, translating into MSTPPKVSVLITVTGVDQPGVTSALFEVLSQHGVELLNVEQVVIRGRLTLGVLLCCPPEVDGAGLRHDVESAIRGLGLDVSIERSDDVPIIRQPPTHTIFVLGRPITARAFGAMAREVAALGVNIDLIRGVSDYPVTGLELRVSVPTGADGLLRNALTRVAGDEGVDVAVEDYSLERRAKRLIVFDVDSTLVQGEVIEMLAARAGAQGAVAAITEAAMRGELDFAQSLEQRVATLAGLPATVIDEVADQLELMPGARTTLRTLRRLGFHCGVVSGGFRRIIEPLAEELMLDFVAANELEIVDGTLTGRVVGPIIDRAGKAKALRDFAEQAGVPMAQTVAVGDGANDIDMLAAAGLGVAFNAKPALREVADASLSHPYLDTVLFLLGVTRGEIEAADAVDGKVRRVEIPPDS; encoded by the coding sequence GTGAGCACACCACCCAAGGTGTCGGTGCTGATCACCGTCACCGGCGTGGATCAGCCGGGTGTGACGTCGGCGCTGTTCGAGGTGCTGTCGCAGCACGGCGTCGAGCTGCTCAACGTCGAACAGGTGGTGATCCGCGGCCGCCTGACGCTGGGCGTGCTGCTGTGCTGTCCGCCGGAGGTCGACGGCGCCGGGTTGCGCCACGACGTCGAATCCGCCATCCGCGGGCTGGGTCTGGATGTCAGCATCGAACGCAGCGACGACGTGCCGATCATCCGGCAACCGCCGACCCACACCATTTTCGTTCTGGGCCGGCCGATTACGGCCCGCGCGTTCGGCGCGATGGCCCGCGAGGTGGCGGCGCTGGGCGTCAACATCGACCTCATCCGCGGCGTCTCCGACTATCCGGTGACCGGCCTGGAGTTGCGGGTCTCGGTGCCGACGGGGGCCGATGGCTTGCTGCGGAACGCGCTGACGCGGGTGGCCGGCGACGAGGGGGTCGACGTCGCGGTCGAGGACTACAGCCTGGAACGGCGCGCCAAACGGCTCATCGTGTTCGACGTCGACTCGACCCTGGTCCAGGGCGAGGTCATCGAGATGCTGGCGGCCCGGGCGGGCGCCCAGGGGGCCGTCGCCGCGATCACCGAGGCCGCGATGCGCGGCGAGCTGGACTTCGCGCAGTCGCTCGAGCAGCGGGTGGCCACGCTGGCGGGCCTGCCCGCCACCGTGATCGACGAGGTCGCCGATCAGCTGGAGCTGATGCCCGGCGCCCGGACCACGCTACGCACCTTGCGCCGCTTGGGTTTTCACTGCGGCGTGGTTTCCGGGGGGTTCCGGCGGATCATCGAACCGCTCGCCGAGGAGCTGATGCTGGACTTCGTCGCCGCCAACGAGCTGGAGATCGTCGACGGCACGCTCACCGGCCGGGTCGTCGGCCCGATCATCGACCGGGCCGGCAAGGCCAAGGCGCTGCGCGACTTCGCGGAGCAGGCCGGGGTGCCGATGGCGCAGACCGTCGCCGTCGGCGACGGCGCCAACGACATCGACATGCTGGCCGCGGCCGGGCTGGGGGTGGCGTTCAACGCCAAGCCGGCGCTGCGCGAGGTCGCCGACGCGTCATTGAGCCACCCGTACCTGGACACCGTGCTGTTCCTGCTGGGTGTGACGCGCGGCGAGATCGAGGCCGCCGACGCGGTCGACGGCAAGGTGCGCCGCGTCGAAATCCCCCCGGACTCGTAG